A single window of Bombyx mori chromosome 17, ASM3026992v2 DNA harbors:
- the LOC119629808 gene encoding uncharacterized protein LOC119629808 — translation MRRLFQRSGRMKNLATSRDGCTRSTSWITYMDGTTKTASSSCRYVFVGRLGIVRYTTATILHIREWLPHGEEKVLLLQLQEGPTFNQRNVTPAEEKVMKQRTAKSRAARCAIARDTRRSADGMRPALHTQKCHTPATNQAPIAALIAVGHGIYRMAECYRATLPASHNKLFTNLGNI, via the exons ATGCGGAGGTTATTCCAACGTTCCGGCCGGATGAAAAATCTAGCAACGTCAAGGGATGGCTGCACAAGATCGACCAGTTGGATCACGTATATGGATGGGACAACAAAGACTGCCAGTTCATCATGCAGATATGTCTTCGTGGGTCGGCTAGGGATTGTGCGATACACCACCGCAACTATACTACACATCCGCGAATGGCTACCACATGGAGAAGAGAAGGTGCTGTTACTCCAGTTGCAAGAGGGACCGACTTTCAACCAAAGAAATGTTACGCCTGCCGAAGAGAAGGTCATGAAACAAAGAACTGCAAAGAGCCGCGCTGCGAGGTGTGCCATCGCCCGGGACACACGTCGGTCAGCTGATGGTATGCGGCCAGCTCTTCACACCCAAAA GTGCCATACACCAGCGACAAACCAGGCGCCAATAGCAGCGCTGATCGCCGTGGGACACGGCATATACAGGATGGCCGaatgttatcgagcaacacttccggcctcacataataaattatttacgaacttaggaaatatatag